Proteins encoded together in one Benincasa hispida cultivar B227 chromosome 1, ASM972705v1, whole genome shotgun sequence window:
- the LOC120070268 gene encoding uncharacterized protein LOC120070268, which translates to MKPWQSKIPSPKHTLRLELDHSNTGMSFDTMRVQSSTTPQSPTSNRMLERALSSRRVPHHSGDIDDDDDDDDVSKTKKHNFSFFTQRLSNYFVRIGPIWACLALVAVILLLVSSLIFFHSRRFVCVSSYDPVSRSGFFGMDGLDSDFGSLGVPWCRSKHGKTVEWTAKDLLNALEEFVPIYETRPIKNNMYGMGFDHSFGLWFIARWLKPDLMIESGAFKGHSTWVLRQAMPYTRIISLSPRHPEKYLKKGPAYVDANCTYFAGKDFVDFGSVGWKNVMKEHGIDDLSRVLIFFDDHQNELKRIKQALKAGFRHLVFEDNYDTGTGDHYSLRQMCDQFYIRGGGHSCFKDSDEARIRAKRKLFWEKAVNIEELCGPYESWWGVRGYMRDDFNHSNRAISHAEHFQNSRYLESILDVYWEVPPVAGPSLTHQTRYDPARVSSPIIEDGRYGLFQRLGLTRLETSVFNGYTQMVYIQISKQ; encoded by the exons ATGAAGCCATGGCAATCCAAGATTCCAAGCCCAAAGCATACCCTTCGGCTAGAACTCGACCATAGCAACACCGGAATGAGCTTCGACACTATGAGAGTTCAATCTTCAACAACCCCTCAAAGCCCTACTTCCAATCGAATGCTTGAGCGTGCCCTTTCTTCTCGCAGAGTCCCTCATCACAGTGGTGATATTGAtgacgacgacgacgacgacgacgTTTCCAAGACTAAGAAGCACAATTTCTCCTTCTTCACTCAGCGACTTTCCAATTACTTCGTTCGAATCGGACCCATTTGGGCTTGCCTTGCTCTCGTTGCCGTAATACTTCTCTTGGTTTCCTCTTTGATATTCTTTCATTCCCGCAGATTTGTGTGTGTTTCGTCTTATGATCCCGTTTCCCGTTCTGGGTTCTTCGGCATGGACGGCCTAGATTCGGATTTCGGTTCTCTTGGTGTGCCCTGGT GCAGATCGAAACATGGAAAGACAGTGGAATGGACTGCAAAAGATTTACTAAATGCCTTGGAAGAGTTTGTACCAATTTATGAGACCCGTCCCATAAAAAATAACATGTATGGGATGGGATTTGATCATAGCTTTGGCCTTTGGTTCATTGCTCGTTGGCTAAAGCCAGATTTGATGATTGAGAGTGGTGCATTCAAGGGACACTCAACTTGGGTGCTGCGGCAAGCAATGCCGTACACGCGAATTATTTCACTGTCACCCCGACACCCCGAaaaatacttgaagaaagggcCCGCTTACGTTGATGCTAACTGTACGTACTTTGCTGGAAAGGACTTTGTAGATTTTGGTAGTGTTGGTTGGAAAAATGTGATGAAAGAACATGGAATTGATGATCTTAGTCGAGTCCTTATATTTTTTGATGACCATCAGAATGAACTAAAGAG AATAAAGCAAGCTCTGAAAGCTGGCTTTCGACATCTTGTTTTTGAGGATAACTATGATACTGGTACAGGAGATCACTATTCTTTAAGGCAGATGTGCGATCAATTTTATATTAGAG GAGGTGGGCATAGTTGCTTCAAGGACAGTGATGAAGCTAGAATCAGAGCAAAAAGGAAGTTGTTCTGGGAAAAGGCAGTGAATATAGAAGAACTTTGTGGACCATATGAATCTTGGTGGGGTGTCCGAGGCTACATGCGCGATGATTTTAACCATAGTAATAGGGCTATTTCCCATGCAGAGCACTTCCAAAATAGCAGATACCTGGAGTCAATTCTTGATGTTTATTGGGAGGTCCCTCCTGTTGCTGGCCCTTCCTTAACACATCAGACAAGATATGATCCTGCTCGTGTTTCCAGCCCTATTATCGAAGATGGCAGGTACGGTTTGTTCCAGCGGCTTGGTTTAACTCGACTTGAGACTTCTGTATTTAACGGATACACACAAATGGTCTATATTCAGATATCTAAACAATAG